A single window of Pseudarthrobacter defluvii DNA harbors:
- a CDS encoding HNH endonuclease signature motif containing protein yields the protein MGTQAVVRAFEDIKAALAVLNAEVDGAGSEPFSQADPLAGLADGCLDILAGSREVEAGVAAVKAKAAVKFADSAWAVAGPDVPVRAQEMAVAAEIGCVLALGPRAASSFLSTSYALRSTLPRTLESLQAGVLSWQHAVAMVDEAASLDAVGASALEGHFLDPDASDPARGCPAGEMPAHRFRAKARTWRERHHAESIEKRHAKGVADRRVEFRADQDGMAWLSACLPAAQALAGWNRLTAISRAMQGPEERRGMPQLRADNFADAILGSGATDDRHTAAGVVEGAGLPSSPIRAQVLVTVPVFSLMGMTDEPAMLDGYGPIPPSMARDLVANGADSFYRVLVDPRDGAPLEIGRTGYRVTGAMRAWLRMRDGKCPFPGCSNNSLDNDADHILAWAKGGTTGIANLGQPCPKHHKLRHSTGWQPTPATKNEPPGWTSPTGRHYQSEHQDWEPPRWPEHLVPQLKPMERATFGFPDLVSVGLSPGEACLDRILHPPSA from the coding sequence ATGGGAACACAGGCGGTGGTGAGGGCCTTTGAGGACATCAAGGCTGCCCTTGCTGTGCTTAATGCGGAGGTGGACGGGGCCGGTTCGGAGCCGTTCTCTCAGGCTGATCCATTGGCTGGCCTGGCGGATGGCTGCCTGGACATTCTTGCCGGTTCCCGGGAGGTGGAGGCTGGGGTTGCTGCGGTGAAGGCCAAAGCCGCGGTGAAGTTCGCGGACAGTGCCTGGGCAGTTGCGGGGCCTGATGTTCCTGTGCGGGCGCAGGAGATGGCGGTAGCGGCGGAGATTGGGTGCGTTTTGGCGCTTGGGCCGCGGGCCGCTTCCTCGTTCCTGTCGACCTCCTATGCTCTGAGGTCGACGTTGCCTCGGACGCTTGAATCTTTGCAGGCAGGTGTCCTGTCGTGGCAGCACGCGGTGGCGATGGTGGATGAGGCCGCCAGCCTCGATGCTGTGGGGGCGTCGGCGTTGGAGGGGCATTTCCTGGATCCTGATGCATCTGACCCGGCGCGGGGGTGCCCTGCCGGTGAGATGCCTGCGCATCGGTTTCGGGCCAAGGCCAGGACGTGGCGGGAACGCCACCATGCGGAGAGCATTGAGAAGCGGCATGCGAAGGGGGTGGCGGACCGGCGGGTGGAGTTCCGGGCGGACCAGGACGGGATGGCCTGGCTGTCAGCGTGCCTGCCCGCTGCTCAGGCCCTGGCCGGGTGGAACCGGCTTACGGCTATCTCGCGTGCCATGCAGGGACCGGAGGAGCGCCGCGGCATGCCGCAGTTGCGGGCCGACAACTTCGCCGACGCGATTCTTGGCAGCGGTGCCACGGACGACAGACATACCGCAGCGGGGGTCGTGGAAGGAGCGGGTTTACCGTCGTCGCCGATCCGGGCGCAGGTGTTGGTCACGGTCCCGGTGTTCTCCCTGATGGGTATGACCGATGAGCCGGCGATGCTGGACGGGTACGGCCCCATCCCGCCGTCGATGGCCAGGGACCTGGTCGCGAACGGTGCCGACTCGTTTTACCGGGTCTTGGTGGATCCGCGGGACGGGGCGCCGCTGGAAATCGGCCGGACGGGCTACCGGGTGACCGGCGCGATGCGGGCCTGGCTTCGGATGCGGGACGGCAAGTGCCCGTTCCCGGGCTGCAGCAACAACTCGCTGGACAACGACGCCGACCACATCCTCGCCTGGGCCAAGGGCGGCACCACCGGGATCGCCAACCTGGGTCAGCCCTGCCCGAAACACCACAAACTCCGGCACAGCACCGGCTGGCAACCCACCCCGGCCACCAAAAACGAACCACCCGGCTGGACCTCACCCACCGGCCGGCACTACCAAAGCGAACACCAGGACTGGGAACCACCACGCTGGCCCGAGCACTTGGTGCCGCAACTGAAGCCGATGGAAAGGGCAACCTTCGGTTTCCCGGATTTGGTCAGTGTTGGCCTCTCGCCCGGAGAAGCTTGCCTTGACCGCATTCTCCACCCGCCCTCGGCCTGA